The nucleotide sequence GCGGCCGTCGGCCCCCGCGGGCCGGCTACGGGTTTTTGTATCCGCGAACGCAAGGACGGGTATGAGTCACGACGACCTCGAACGCGCGGGGTTCAAGGACCGAACCCGCGTCGCCGAGGCCCTGGAGACCGTCCTCGAGACGGTCGCCGGACACGACCGAACCGAGCGGGTGGCGCTCGGCCGGGCCGACGGCCGGGTCCTCGCCGAGACGGTGACCGCGCCGTCGCCCGTCCCCGGCTACGACCGCGCGGCGATGGACGGCTACGCCGTCCGCGCCAGCGACACCTTCGGCGCCAGCGACCGGTCGCCGACCGTCCTCCGCGAGGGCGAGGGCGCCGTGAACCCCGACGAGGCCGTCCGGGTCCACACCGGCAGCGACCTGCCCGAGGGCGCGGACGCCGTCGTCATGGTCGAACACACCGAGACCGTCGGCGACGAGGTGGAGGTGTTCGACGCCGTCGCCGAGGGCGAGAACGTCGGCGACGTCGGCGAGGACGTCGCCGAGGGCGAGCGACTGTACGAACCGGGCCACCGGATCCGCCCCTCGGATCTCGGCCTGCTGAAGTCCGTCGGCGTCGACCAGGTCGAAGTGTACGACCCGCCGACCGTCGGCGTGATCCCGACGGGCGAGGAACTCGTCCAGCGCGACCCCGAGCCCGGCGAGGTGATCGAGACCAACGGCCTGACCGTCTCGCGCATGGCCGACCGCTGGGGCGCCATCCCGACCTACCGGAACGTCGTCGACGACGACCCCAACGCCATCCGCGCCGCGATCCAGCGCGACCTCGCGAAGGACGTCGTCGTCACCACCGGCGGCTCGTCGGTCGGCGAGCGCGACTACACCCCCGAGGTCGTCGACGAGTTGGGCGAGGTACTCGTCCACGGCGTCGCCCTCAAACCCGGCCACCCCGTCGCCCTCGGGGTCGTCGAGGGGACCCCTGTCGTCATGCTCCCGGGCTACCCCGTCGCCTGCATCGTCAACGCCGTCCAGTTCCTGCGGCCCATCCTCAAACGCGTCGGCAACATGCCCGTACCCGAACACCCGACCGTCGAGGCCGAACTGTCCCGGAAGATATCCAGCGAACCCGGCACCCGGACGTTCGCCCGGGTACGCCTGAGCGAGGGCGACGGGGACCGCCCGGTCGCCGAACCCACCCGCGCCAGCGGGTCGGGCGTCCTCTCGAGCGTCGCCCTCGCGGACGGCTGGGTCGTCGTCCCCGAGGCCCGGGAGGGGTACGACGCCGGCGAACGCGTCGCGGTCGAGGACTGGGAGTGGTCGGCGTGACCGACCGTCGAGGGGGTGGTCGCCGATGAGCGACCGACGCCAGTTCCGTGACCTCGCCTCGCCCGCCGCGGCCCGCGAAGCCGTCGACTCGCTCGATCTGTCGCCCGAGCCCGAGAGGGTTCCCCTCGACGAGGCCCGGGGCCGGGTCCTCGCCGAGCGAATCGACGCCGAGCTCGACGTCCCGGGGTTCGACCGCGCGAGCGTCGACGGCTACGCCGTCCGCGCCAGCGACACCTTCGGCGCCGACGAGGCCGATCCCGCCGTCCTCGACCTGATCGGGACGGTCCACGCCGGCGCCGAACCCGACGTCGAGGTGCGGGACGGGACCTGTGCCGAGATATCGACCGGCGCAGTGTTGCCACCGGGCGCCGACGCCGTCGTCATGGTCGAGCGCACCGACGAGACCGACGCGGGCATCGCGATCCGAACCTCGGTCGCGCCGGGCGACCGCGTGATGGTCGCGGGCGCGGACGTCGCCGCCGGCTCCCGGGCGTTCGGTCCGGGCACCCTGATCACGCCCCGCGAGATCGGCCTGCTGTCCGCGCTCGGCGTCGACACGGTGCCCGTCCGCGGGACGCCCACGGTCGGCATCGTCTCGACCGGCGACGAACTCGTTCGACCGGGCGGCGACCTCCACAGCGAGGCCGGCCAGATCTACGACGTGAACTCCTACACCATCGCCGCGGGGGTCGAGGAGGCGGGCGGCGAGGCCGTGCTCTACCCCCACGCCGGCGACGACTACGACGAGATGGAGCGCCTGCTCGTCGAGGCCGCCGACGAGTGTGACCTCGTCCTCTCCTCGGGGTCGACCTCCGCGAGCGCCGTCGACGTGATCTACCGCGTCATCGAGAGCGAGGGGGAACTCCTCCTCCACGGCGTGTCGGTCAAGCCGGGCAAACCCATGCTCGTCGGCCGACTGGAGGACTCCGCGTACGTCGGCCTGCCGGGCTATCCCGTCTCCGCGCTCACCATCTTCCGGACGTTCGTCGCGCCGGCGATCCGCGAGGCGGCGGGGCTGCCCGAACCCCGCACCGCGACCGTCGAGGGGCGGATGGCCGTCCGCGAGCGATACTCGGAGGGGCGGACCCGCCTCATGCCCGTCGGGCTGGTCGAGGCGGGTGACGGTGAGGCCGACACCCTCGTCTACCCCGTCGACAAGGGGAGCGGCGCGACGACGAGCCTCGTCGAGGCCGACGGCATCGTCGAAGTCGACGCCGACACCGACTACCTCGCCGAGGGCGAGCGGGTCACGGTGCAGTTGTTCTCGCCGGACGTCCGCCCGCCGACCCTCCTCGGCGTCGGCGAGGACGACCCCGCACTCTCCCGCCTGCTCGACCGACTGGAACGCCCCCGCTACCTCGACGTCGGGAGCCGACAGGGGCGACGGCGCTTGCGCGACGGCGTCCCCGACGTGGCGGTCGTCTCCGGCCCGACGGACCGCGACGTCGACCCCGTCGACCTCGGCGGGTGGACCCGGGAGTGGGGCCTCGTCGTCCCCGCCGGCAACCCCGCGGGGGTCGACGGCCTCGCGGACCTAGTCGACCGCGACCTCCGGTTCGTCAACCGGGCGACAGACGCCGGCCTGCGCGCCAGCCTCGACGCCGAGTTGGACCGCCTGGCCGACAGACGGGCGACCGAGCGCCGCGATCTGACCGCCGCCATCGACGGCTACGAGTTGACCGTCAAGGGGTTCGAGAGCCCGGCGCGGAAGGTCCTCGACGGGGCAGCCGATGCGGGCCTCGGCCTCCGGGCGACCGCCGACACGCTCGACTGCGGGTTCGTCCCCGTCGGCACCGAATCCGTCCGCGTGCTGGCGAACCCCGACCGCACCGACAAGCCGGGGGTCACGGCGCTCGAGCGCGCCGTCGAGTCGGCGCTCGACGGCGCCGTTGCCGACCTCGACGGCTTCGAGGCCTGACCGGCGTGGGCGCGTCGGTACCCGTTCACGGGTGCTGTTCAGATTAGCTGATTCCATGCGAAGGCGAACGATCTGAGCCACTCGTTTGCAGTTTCTGCTTCGGCGTTGCTAAAACAGTTCGAGAAACTGGTAGTTCTGCGTTTTACTTCACGAAAGACACGTTCGACGCTGTTCCGATTTCCATGACGTTCGTATCTGAAATCGAGGCCGTGGCGACGGCAGGCGTCGTTCAGAGGTTTCGCACCGTCGACGAGAAACACCGCGTCGTCAACGTCGTGTTTCTCGCGTAGTTCGCGGAAGAACGAATGAGCGATAACATTGTTTCTCGTCGGTTCAAGCCTTGTGTGTAGTAATTCGTTCGTCTCTGGATCAACCGCAGCGTACAGCCAGTACTGCTCGTCATTGAGTCGGATCACGGTTTCGTCAACCGCAACGTGATCCGGGCTTCGATCTTCTTCGGGCTGTAGATCAGCCTTGTGAACCCAGTTGTGAACGGTGGATCGTGCCCGCTCAACACCAAATATTTCAAGAATAGAGACAGTATTCGAAAGTGATAGTCCAGCAAGATGGAGCTGAATACTGAGCTTCATCAACAGCCGCGGTGTTGCCTCTCGTTCCACAAAACCTAACTCGATTCGGTCGATACAACCGTTGAGGCGGGCGATTTCAGCCATGAACCAGCAGAAACTCGCACCGCCTCACCTTTCAATCCTTATCTGAACACTACCCGTTCACGTGCCCGAGAGTATATGTGCCCCGGCGGACAAGGTGCCGTCGTGTCGACTCAGCCGACCGTCCTCCACGTCGACGACGACCGCTCGGTGCTCGACCTGTCGAGCGAGCGGGCCAACGACGCGGCGGTGACGTGGCTGACGGCGTCCGATCCCGCGGACGGCCTGACGACTCTGACCGACCGCGACGTGGACTGCCTGGTCAGCGACTCGATCCGAACGGACGGTGGCACCCCGTTCGTCGTCCGGGCGGCCGACGTCGACCCGGACCTCCCGGTCGTCCTCTTCACCGCCGCCGACCGCGAGTCGATCCCCGGCGCCACCCACCACGTGGCGACGCGACACGTCGAGAAGGAGACCGGCGACGCGTTCGCCACCCTCCTCGACCACGTCGCGGCGGTCGTACCGATGCCGGGGGACGCCCGCGTCGACGACCCCGACACGACGAACGGATCGGGGATCGCACCCCGTCCCGAACGCCGGGCGGCGGGCCCCGACCGCTCGGGCGCCTGGGTTCCCATCGAACGGTACGAGTGGCGCGACGAGAGCACCGACCTCGCGACGACCATCGTCACCGCCGTCGAGGAGTACACCGGCCGGGACGCGTCGGCGCCGCCGCTGTACGAGAGCATCGACGCCGAGATGCTCGAAGCGCTCCTCAGCCGACCGGACGGGGATTCGCGGAGCGGGATTCAGGTGCGCTTTTTCTTCGCCGATCAGGAACTCGCGGTGACGAGCGAGGGGCTGATCCTGTTGCGGACCGAGACGGGCGGGGAGTGATACTGTTTATTGTACGTCAGTACCGGTGGTTCGCCGAGACGGTCCGGCGAACCACCGGCAACCAGTTACAATAATCCGTATGGGGCCGGCGAACGCGAGTCGGGATCAGTCGCCCGCCGCTCGCGGCGTCGCCCGCAGTTCGTCGAGCGACCGCACGCGGTAGTCGCCGAGGACACAGCGCCCCCGACGGTACGGACCGTGCCGCTCGACGTGCACGCCGTCGAGGCCGGCGTTCCACGCCGCCCCCACGTCGTTCGGACCGTCGCCGACGAGGGTGCCGGCCGTCCCGTCCTCGACGCCGAGGTCCGACATCGCGCGATAGACGGGGGCGGGGTCGGGCTTCCATCCGATCTCGTGGGTACAGGAGACGACGGTGTCGAACCAGTCCCGGATGTCGAGGCCGTCGAGGACCGGATCGACCAGGTACTCCTGACAGTGGGTGACCAGGCCGACCGGCCGATCGAGGTCGGCGACGAACGCGGCGTCGTCGTGGAGGAAGGTGGCGTCGGCGCGGGCCGCGGGATCCTCGACGTCGTGGAGCGTCGCCCAGAACGCGTCGGGATCGATCCCCCACTCGCGAAGCTGGGGGGTCCGCTCCCCGGAGAGACCGTGCCAGAGGATCTCGACCTCGCGCTCGGAGAAGTCCCGGCCGAGCCGGTCGCCGACGCGCTCGAACACCTCCCGGGCGTAGGAGGGCTCCACGTCCACGAGCGTCCCGTCGAGGTCGAACAGCCAGAAGTCGTAGGCGTGTGCGACCATTCGTTCCTCGGTAGGCGCGGACGGATCAAGTGTGTTCCGGCCCGGTCACGCCAGTATTAATAGGGGTTCCACACGGTTATCCGTCGATGAACGTCTGCTCGATCGAGCCGGCGGAGCGGACGCGACACGCGACCCCCGGCGTGGCCGCCGCGTGGCCCGTCGACGAGGCGCTCGGGTCGACCGCGACGGCGCCGGAGGCGCGCCCGCGAACCCGCGCGGGCGGTGATCGGGATGTCTGAGGGGGACTACACCTTCGCCGACCTCCCCGTCCCGCCGATCAGGCCCGGGACGAGCGTCCTCCTCTCGGGACCGACCCACGCCGGCACCCGCCAGCTCGCCTTCCGGCTCCTCGTCGGTGGCGACGACGAGGGCACCATCGTCATCACGACCAACGCGCGGGCGAGGCGGGTGATCGAGGACTGTCGTACCGCGGGGCTGACCGTCGGTCCGGATCGGACGGCCGTCGTCGACTGCGTCGGCGACGGCGACGACGACCTCCCCGCACGGGTGGTCGGCGTCTCCGGGCCCGCCGATCTGACCGGGGTCGGGATGCGGTACTCGAAGCTCTATCGAACCTTCCACGAGGCGGGACTCGACCGCGTCCGGACCGGCGTCTGTTCGGTGTCGACCCTGCTCTCGTTCAGCGACCTCCAGACGGTCTCGCGGTTCGTCCACACCATGGTCGGTCGCATCGACAGCGTCGACGGGTTCGGCGTCTTCCTCATCGACCCTGAGACACAGGACGCGCGGACGGTCAGCACCGTCGGGCAGTTCTGTGGCGCCCGGATCGAGGTCCGCGACGGCGACGCGGGGCCGGAGCTCCGCACCCGCGGGCTCGCGACCGGAAACGGCGACTGGACGCCGTTCGACCCCCGTCCCGGGGGGCCCTGATCACTCCATCACGCGGATCGAACTGCCGAGGTGCGCGTGGAGGACGTCCCGCGGTGGGTCGTCGAAGGCAGGGTCGTCGGCGATGGCGGCCCGGAGGGCATCGAGGTGGGCCTCGTCGGTGCGCAACTCGCTGAACCGGACGTCCGTCACGGGGGCCGAGAGCCACTCCGCGGCCAGCGTCCGGAGGTGGCGCTCGTCGCTCACCTCGCCGCGCCAGCAGGCGTCGCGGAAGAACAGCCAACCGTCGGTTCCCGGTTCGTCCGCGGGTCTGGTTACGACCGTCTCGAAGGTGTCCGGGTCCGCCTCGACGCGCGTCGTATCGAGGGCGACGGTCACGCGGAAGACGTAGGCGGCGTCCGTCACCGTTCGGCGTCGAACAGGCCCGCGAGACGGAGGTCGGCGTCGGTGATCCCGCCCGCCTCGTGGCTGGTCAGTCGGACCTCGATTTCGTCGTAGCGGATCGTGATCTCGGGGTGGTGGTACTCCTCGTCGGCCACCTCCGCGACCCGGGTCGCGAAGGTGACGCCGTCGAGGTAGTCGTCGAACGGATACGTGCGGACGATTTCGTCGCCGTCGCGCTCCCAGTCGTCCGGGAGGCGGCGGTCGACCTCGTCGTCGTCGAGGCGGTCGGGCATACCTGCTTGTCGACCGGACGTGGAATAACGGTTGGGGCGCCTACTCCTCGTTCAGCCGGTCGAGGACGTGCTGCGGGATGTCGTCGGCGTCGGCGCCCTCGCGGGGCGTCTGGGCCGTCGGGGTGGACGGGCGGTCGCCGCCGAACTCGGGGTCGAACAGGCCGAGTGCGGTCTGGATCGTCGTCCAGTCGTCCTCGGCGGCGGCGTCGCGCAGGCTCTTGGTCGGCGCGGCGAGCAACTGACCGACGAGGGCGTCGGCCAGCGAGGCGACCGTCTCGCGTTGTTCCTCCGTCAACTCGCCCTGGGACTCCAGTCGCGACAGGGCGGTGTGGAGCTCCCGGTCTTTGACCATCTCGGCGCTCTCGTACATCGCGCTGATGACCTCGTCGGCCTGCCGTCGCTTGAACGAGTCGATCAGCCGCTCGAACTCCTCGTCGATCATCCGTTCGACCGTCTCGGCGGCCTCGCGGCGGCGCTCCCGCGTCTCGTCGGTGATCGCCTCCAGGGAGTCGATGTCGTAGGCCACGACGGGAGCGAGGTCGTCGACCGCCGGATCGACGTCCCGCGGCTGGGCGAGGTCGATGACGAGCGTCTCGCCGGCGCCGTCGAGGGCCGGACGACCGAGGACGTGGGTCGGGCTGTTCGTCGCCGTGACGAGCACCTCGGCCCGCTCGGCCGCCGTGGGCGCGTGGTCGAGGCCGACACCCTCCGCGGGCGTCTCGACCTCGTCGGCGAGGTGGGTGGCGTGTGGGACCGTCCGGTTGGCGATCACGAGCTTCGAGATGCCCGTGTCGTCGAAGGCCTTGGCGGCCAGCCGCCCCATCTCGCCCGCGCCGACGACGAGCGCGGTCGCCCCGTCCAAGTCGCGCTCGCGGTCGGCGAGTTCGACCGCCGCGCTGCCCAGCGACACGACGCCCTCGTTGATCCGGGTCTCGGTCCGCGCCCGCTCGCCGACGTGCAGGGCCTTCGTGATCGACGGATCGAGGACCGAACCGATGCCGCCGGCGCCGCGGGCCCGCTCGAAGGCCGTGCGGAGCTGACCGATGATCTGGTCCTCGCCGAGGACCAGGGATTCGAGCCCGGCGGCCACCCGCATCAGATGCCGGATGCTCGTCTCGTGGTCCATCTCCCGGACGGCGCCGTCACGGACGTCGGGGGCGAAGTCCGCGAGCGCCGCGCGGCCGGCCGCAGCGTCCTCGCTCACGACGTACGCCTCGGCGCGGTTACAGGTCTGAAGGGCGAACGCCTCGTCGACGCCGTCGCTCGCCAGGAGGTCGCGGACGGCGGTAGCCACGTCCTCGGCGGCGGCGGACTCGATCTCGTCGACGGTCGCGTGCCGGTGGGAGACCGTCACCCCGCTGATCACGCCCGTCGTCACAGGTACTCACCTCGGGACACGTGGATCATACGCTCCGATTCGCGACACCGTTTGCGTCCGTCCTACCTAAACTCTTCCAATAGCGCCGGCCACGTACCGGCGCTAGCTCCCGGTTCGGGGTCCGTCCCGACCCCGCCGACGCCGGCCCCGACGGCCGGACGTCCCCCTGACTCCGTTGCATACGCCACCCTCCGAGGTACGGCATCTTAAACGTCCCGTCGTCTACCGAGCGGTGAAAACTGTCGGCGGGTCGTGCGGTCCGCCGGCGGCGGACGAACGGTCCGGCTCGGAGGGGGTACTGTAACTGGTCACCGGTGGTTCGCCGGACCGTTCTGGCGACCCACCGGTAAACAGGTAGCATAAACACTATCAGGCGTCGGTGGCGACGTCGCCGTCCTCGAGCACCACGCTCGTCACCTCGTACCCCCGATCGCGGACGTCGGCTACCAGGGCCTCCTGGTCCACGTCGGCCTCGTAGTAGAACACGATGTCGAAGGTGCCGTTCCGGAGGAGCTGCTGGCACTCCCAGACGAACGCGTCGTCCTCGACGGTCAGGCCCTGGAACTGGTTCGAGGAGAAGTCGGTGTCGTCGTTGCCGGCGTAGATGTACGTCTCCCCCTTCCCGGCGTGGGCGGCGATGACCTCGTTGAGTTCGACCGTGAGTTCGTGCATCTCGAGGTCCTCCTGGCCCGTGAGGTCGGTGTGGACGATGGCCCCCGCGAGTTCGATGTCGCCGGGCTCCAACAGCGCCTTCGTCCGTCGGTAGAGGTCGTCGTCGACTACGTCGCTCATAGCTCCGGATGGTCGGTCCAGCGTGTTACCCGTGACGGTTCGCGGCCGGCGGTCATCCCAGCCGTTCGTCCAGGATGAGGCGGGTTTTCGTGTTCTGGACCTCGTCCAGGTCCCGCGCCTGCGTGATGAGTTCGTTGACCGCGCGGGTGTCGGCGGCGTCGACCACCATGACGATGTCCCGCTCGCCGGACACCTGCCAGACGAAGTCCACCTCGTCCCACTCGGCCATCCGGTCGGAGACGCCGGTGGTGTCGACGTCGACGGCCACCGACACCTCGATCATCGCCTTGACGTTGCCGGTGCGGGTCGCCACGGTGAACCGCTCGATGATCCCCTCGTCGACGAGACGTTCGACCCGGTTGCGGACCGTCCCCTCGGAGGTGCCGACCCGGTCCGCGATTTCGGTGTACGGGGTCCGCGAATCCCGGCGGAGGATCGCCAGGATCCGACGGTCCAGTTCGTCCATACGGCGCCTTCGGCCGGGGCCGACTTACCGATTACGAATTTCGTAACTCAGCTTCGAAAGCAAGGCTTATTTGAGGTGGCGGCCTGTGTTTCTCGTAATGTCGGACGCCTACCTTGCCCTGGAGGACGGTCGCGTGGTCGAAGCGCGTGGCCGCGTTCCGGGTCGGACACGTGGTGAACTGGTCTTCACGACCGCCTACACCGGCTACGAGGAGAGCCTGACCGACCCCTCCTACGAGGAGCAGGTGCTCACGTTCTCGTACCCGCTCATCGGCAACTACGGCGTCCGATCCGAGCGCTTCGAATCCGACCGCGTCCACCCGCGTGCGGCCATCGCCCGCGAGTTCACCGAGGACGTCGTCGAGTGGCTCGACGAGGAGGGCGTCCCCGCCATCGACCACCTCGACACCCGAGAGCTGGTCACCTCGATCCGCGAGGAGGGGGCGATGCGGTGCGGGCTGGCGGTCGGTCCCGACGCGACGCCCGAGGACGCGAAGGCGGAGCTCGACGCCTGCCAGGGCATGAGCGAGCACGTCGACATCGGGGCGCAGGTCAGCGTCGACGAGCCGACAGTCTACGAGGGCGGCTCGGCCGCGACGGTCGCCCTGATCGACTGCGGCGCCAAGGGCTCGATCACCGAGTCCCTGCTCGAACGCGACGCGACGGTCCACGTCCTCCCCTACGACGCGACCCCCGCGGACGTCGCGGCGGTCGATCCCGACCTCCTCTTCATCTCGAACGGGCCGGGCGATCCCGAGAACTTCGAGGCCGCCGAGGCGCTCGTCGAGGAGTTCGTCGGCGACCTGCCCGTCGCCGGCATCTGTCTCGGCCAGCAGGTCGTCGCCAACGCCCTCGGCGGCAGCACCGAGAAGATGGCCTTCGGCCACCGCGGCGTCAACCAGCCCGTCCGCGACCTGGAGACCGACCGGGTCGTCATGACGACCCAGAACCACGGCTACACCGTCGGCGAACCGGGCGACCGGCTGAGCGTGACGCAGGTGAACGTCAACGACGGCACCGCCGAGGGCCTGGAAAACGAGGAACTCGGCGTCATCACGCGCCAGTACCACCCCGAGGCCCACCCCGGCCCCAACGACTCGCTCGACTTCTTCGACGACGTGCTCGACCTGGTGTCGACGGACACCCCCGTCGCCACCTCCGACTGATCGGACGGCCCACCGTCGCTTCCACTCGGGCCACCGGTTCCCCCGCCGAACCACGCCGAGCAGCAACGCGACGACCGAGCCGGCGACGGGGGATGAACGTGATCTGCACGCCGGCGAAGGCGACGGAGACGTAGAAGAACGCGAGCCCCCGGAGCGACGGGTCCCGCGGCGCCGCCGGGAAGTGCCGAGTCGCTGGCGGGAGCGCCGACGATGGGGGGCCGACGATGAACCCGAGGCTGAAGGCGCCGACGAGGCCGAGCGCGCTGGCCCGGTAGCCGTCGAACCCGTCGCGCCACCGGGGACGCCAATACACGGGGCGACGGGCGGGACAGGGAAAAGTCCCGTTCGGTCGCGACGAGTGTCGACCTTCGGCAGGTTTTTGACCCGACTCGCGCAACCCCGTGGCATGGTCACGGTCAGGGCTCCCGCGACGAGTGCGAACCTCGGTAGCGGGTTCGACGTGTTCGGCGCGGCCCTCGACCGGCCGGCGGACGTCATCCGCGTCGAGAAGGCCGACCGGACGACCATCGACGTGAGGGGGTACGGGAGCGAGTTCATTCCCGAGGACCCCGCGGACAACACCGTCGGTGCCGTCGCCGAGGCGCTCGACGCCCCGGCCCACATCCGCATCGACAAAGGAATCCGCCCCTCCTCGGGACTGGGATCGTCGGGTGCCAGCGCCGCCGCGGCGGCGCTCGCGCTGAACGAACTCTACGACCGCGGGCTCTCGCGCAAGGAACTCGTCCCCATCGCGGGGAAAGGCGAGGCGACCGTCTCCGGCGAGGTCCACCTCGACAACGTGGCGCCCGCGCTGCTCGGCGGGTTCACCGTCGCCACGGGCCGGGACGTGACGACCGTCGACGCCGACATCCCGCTCGTCGCCTGCTTGCCGGAGATCGCCATCTCGACGCGCGACGCGCGGGACGTGGTGCCCGCCGGGGCGACGATGGAACAGCTCGTCTACACCGTCGGTCGGGCCGCCACGCTGACGACCGGGATGTGTCGGAACGATCCGCGCCTCGTGGGCAAGGGGATGCACGACCGCCTGGTCACACCGGCCCGGGCCGACCTCATCTCCGGCTACGACGAGGTGCGGGAGGCCGCCCTCGCCGCCGGCGCCACGGGCGTCACCGTCAGCGGCGCCGGGCCGGGTGTCCTCGCGGCGTGTTACCCCGGGGACCGACGCGAAATCGCCGCCGCGATGGTCGAGGGGTTCGCCGAAGTGGGTGTCGACTCGCGCGCCTACCAGACGAAGATCGGCGGCGGCGCCACGCTGCATCGCGACTGATCGTCGGTCGGGGTGGGCGGGGCCGTCGTGATTCTCACGCGATGACGATGCCCGCCGGTTTATCAAACGTCCCCGGCGTTCACCCGATGGACATGAGCGACGGCGACGGCGAGGATGGATCCACCGACGGTTCGGCCCGCGGCGGCGGGTGGACGGACGCGTCGTGTCGGGAGTTGGACCCGGCGTGGTTCGAGCGGGCCGTCGAGGCCGCCGGGCACGCGATCTTCATCACCGACTTCGAGGGGCGGATCGTCTACGTGAACCCCGCCTTCGAGGCGGTGACCGGATACGACGCCGCCGACGCCGTCGGCCGATCGCCGGACATCCTCAACTCCGGACACCACGATCCGGACTACTTCCGACGGCTCTGGGAGACCATCGTCGCCGGCGAAGTCTGGCAGGAAGAGATCGTCAACCGCCGGGCAGGCGGCGAGAACTACATCGCGAACCAGACCATCGCCCCCATCGTCGACGACGAGGACGGCTCGATCACACATTTCGTCGCGATCCAGACGGACATCACCGAGCGCAAGGAACACGAGCGGGCGCTCGAACGGAGTCGCGACCTCTCGGCGCGGACCGAGGAGACCGCCGACGTCGGCGGGTGGGAACTCGACGTCGAGGC is from Haloplanus salinarum and encodes:
- a CDS encoding Lrp/AsnC family transcriptional regulator, which gives rise to MDELDRRILAILRRDSRTPYTEIADRVGTSEGTVRNRVERLVDEGIIERFTVATRTGNVKAMIEVSVAVDVDTTGVSDRMAEWDEVDFVWQVSGERDIVMVVDAADTRAVNELITQARDLDEVQNTKTRLILDERLG
- the carA gene encoding glutamine-hydrolyzing carbamoyl-phosphate synthase small subunit, which codes for MSDAYLALEDGRVVEARGRVPGRTRGELVFTTAYTGYEESLTDPSYEEQVLTFSYPLIGNYGVRSERFESDRVHPRAAIAREFTEDVVEWLDEEGVPAIDHLDTRELVTSIREEGAMRCGLAVGPDATPEDAKAELDACQGMSEHVDIGAQVSVDEPTVYEGGSAATVALIDCGAKGSITESLLERDATVHVLPYDATPADVAAVDPDLLFISNGPGDPENFEAAEALVEEFVGDLPVAGICLGQQVVANALGGSTEKMAFGHRGVNQPVRDLETDRVVMTTQNHGYTVGEPGDRLSVTQVNVNDGTAEGLENEELGVITRQYHPEAHPGPNDSLDFFDDVLDLVSTDTPVATSD
- a CDS encoding homoserine kinase; amino-acid sequence: MVTVRAPATSANLGSGFDVFGAALDRPADVIRVEKADRTTIDVRGYGSEFIPEDPADNTVGAVAEALDAPAHIRIDKGIRPSSGLGSSGASAAAAALALNELYDRGLSRKELVPIAGKGEATVSGEVHLDNVAPALLGGFTVATGRDVTTVDADIPLVACLPEIAISTRDARDVVPAGATMEQLVYTVGRAATLTTGMCRNDPRLVGKGMHDRLVTPARADLISGYDEVREAALAAGATGVTVSGAGPGVLAACYPGDRREIAAAMVEGFAEVGVDSRAYQTKIGGGATLHRD